The Geothrix sp. genome window below encodes:
- a CDS encoding sigma-54 dependent transcriptional regulator, translated as MAKPKILIIEDDPAVRHGMTAFLRANEMEVDEADTCQKATELFRSGGYDVVVADYSLPDGTSLDLLPQFKRLSEDTPFIILTAHGSIDLAVRAIKEGAEQFLTKPVESKTLLVLVKRLLQQQRLRKRQEVASREQPGLMNPFQGVSASIRRLEEQARLMLEWDSPVLILGETGSGKGVLARWIHAQGPRREETFVNLNCAGLTRELLESELFGHERGAFTGAIAAKQGLLEVGHRGIVFLDEIGDMDPAIQPKLLKALEEKTFRRLGDVRDRHVDIRLIASTNLDLEEMVRAKKFRDDLFYRVSTLTLRIPPLRERAEDIPVLAMTILKSVCSRMGRPEVQFSARALEALREYAWPGNIRELANVLERAMILQKGECLEAADLGLGGRRPSQVATEAGLVTLKEMERIHIEKVLQRSGGNVTDAAQILGLARRTLYDRLKALGIATGKD; from the coding sequence GTGGCTAAGCCGAAGATCCTGATCATCGAAGACGACCCGGCGGTACGCCACGGCATGACCGCCTTTCTGCGTGCCAACGAGATGGAGGTGGATGAGGCGGACACCTGCCAGAAGGCGACGGAGCTCTTCCGCAGCGGCGGCTACGATGTGGTGGTGGCGGACTACAGCCTGCCCGACGGGACCTCCCTCGACCTGCTGCCGCAGTTCAAGCGGCTGAGCGAAGACACCCCCTTCATCATCCTCACGGCCCACGGCTCCATTGATCTGGCGGTTCGCGCCATCAAGGAGGGGGCCGAGCAGTTCCTCACCAAGCCCGTGGAATCCAAGACCCTCCTGGTTCTCGTGAAGCGCCTCCTGCAGCAGCAGCGCCTGCGTAAGCGCCAGGAGGTGGCCAGCCGCGAACAGCCCGGTCTCATGAATCCCTTCCAGGGCGTAAGCGCCTCCATCCGGCGGCTGGAGGAACAGGCGCGGCTGATGCTCGAGTGGGACAGCCCAGTCCTGATCCTCGGCGAGACCGGCTCCGGCAAGGGCGTGCTCGCCCGGTGGATCCACGCCCAGGGGCCGCGACGGGAAGAGACCTTCGTGAACCTCAACTGCGCAGGTTTGACGCGGGAGCTCCTGGAATCCGAGCTGTTCGGCCACGAGCGCGGTGCGTTTACCGGCGCCATCGCCGCCAAGCAGGGCCTGCTGGAGGTGGGCCACCGGGGCATCGTCTTCCTGGACGAGATCGGCGACATGGACCCCGCCATCCAGCCGAAGCTGCTGAAGGCCCTGGAGGAGAAGACCTTCCGGCGCCTGGGTGATGTGCGGGACCGCCATGTGGACATCCGGCTCATCGCCAGCACCAACCTCGATCTGGAGGAGATGGTCCGGGCGAAGAAATTCCGGGACGACCTCTTCTACCGCGTGAGCACCCTCACCCTCCGGATTCCGCCCCTGCGGGAACGCGCCGAGGACATCCCCGTCCTCGCCATGACCATCCTCAAGAGCGTCTGCAGTCGCATGGGCCGGCCCGAGGTCCAGTTCAGCGCCCGGGCCCTGGAGGCCCTGAGGGAATACGCCTGGCCGGGCAACATCCGCGAGCTCGCCAATGTGCTGGAGCGGGCCATGATCCTGCAGAAGGGGGAATGCCTCGAAGCGGCGGATCTGGGTTTGGGCGGGCGGCGTCCGAGCCAGGTCGCCACGGAAGCCGGCCTTGTCACGCTCAAGGAAATGGAGCGGATCCACATCGAGAAGGTGCTGCAGCGCAGCGGCGGAAATGTCACGGACGCCGCCCAGATTCTCGGGCTGGCCCGCCGGACCCTCTACGACCGCCTCAAGGCCCTGGGCATCGCCACCGGGAAAGACTGA
- a CDS encoding inorganic diphosphatase, giving the protein MRKTPLEKTVATLFGLGLALSTSWGLSALPLSGAEPGPGVTPQVSVLKGEKNFFTGYDTHNVDGTVNAVIEIPAGTTAKYEVSIKTGLIELEQKNGAPRFVQYLGYPCNYGNIPRTILSKQKGGDGDPVDVLVLGPAIPTGSVVKTRPIGILSLVDGGEIDDKVILVPEGSPFASCKSVDELDAKFPGATTILKTWFTSYKGRDKKGNLILSSPGFKGRAEAIRLIGDAALDYERSVVTEADKRTLDEKGNPRLYRWAGAKNLGE; this is encoded by the coding sequence ATGAGAAAGACACCGCTAGAAAAGACCGTTGCCACCCTGTTCGGACTGGGCCTGGCCCTTTCCACGAGCTGGGGGCTGAGCGCCCTTCCCCTGTCCGGTGCCGAACCTGGGCCCGGGGTAACCCCGCAGGTCTCCGTACTCAAGGGGGAGAAGAACTTCTTCACGGGCTATGACACCCACAATGTGGATGGCACGGTCAACGCCGTGATCGAGATCCCCGCGGGCACCACGGCCAAATACGAAGTCAGCATCAAGACCGGCCTCATCGAGCTGGAGCAGAAGAACGGCGCCCCCCGATTCGTCCAGTACTTGGGCTATCCCTGCAACTACGGCAACATCCCCCGCACCATCCTCTCCAAGCAGAAGGGCGGGGATGGCGATCCCGTGGATGTCCTCGTGCTCGGTCCCGCGATCCCCACCGGATCCGTGGTGAAGACGCGCCCCATCGGGATCCTCAGCCTCGTCGACGGCGGCGAGATTGACGACAAGGTCATTCTCGTCCCGGAAGGGAGCCCCTTCGCCAGCTGCAAGAGTGTGGACGAGCTGGACGCGAAATTCCCCGGGGCGACCACGATCCTGAAAACCTGGTTCACCTCGTACAAAGGGCGGGACAAGAAGGGCAACCTGATCCTGAGTTCACCCGGTTTCAAGGGGCGTGCCGAGGCCATCCGGCTCATCGGGGACGCGGCCCTCGACTACGAGCGCTCCGTGGTCACCGAGGCCGACAAGCGGACCCTGGACGAGAAGGGCAACCCCCGCCTGTACCGCTGGGCCGGCGCCAAGAACCTGGGCGAGTGA
- a CDS encoding cache domain-containing protein, whose protein sequence is MSVTHWLMPIALVSPVLVAQDTREVEAFVKEAVSYAKANSRDAFLNEVSRPTGRFNVQKTKRLYLTVYDLDGKVIGHGKKTQEVGGNQFAAKDKSGKLYIQERIGLARKKGGGWVEETKINPANMQTQVKRTLVAFQSGMVICCGMYEG, encoded by the coding sequence ATGTCAGTCACCCATTGGCTCATGCCCATCGCCCTGGTCAGTCCCGTCCTGGTGGCCCAGGACACCCGGGAGGTCGAGGCCTTCGTGAAGGAGGCCGTCAGCTACGCCAAGGCTAATTCCCGTGACGCCTTCCTGAACGAAGTGTCGCGCCCCACCGGGCGGTTCAATGTCCAGAAGACGAAGCGGCTCTACCTCACGGTCTACGATCTCGATGGCAAGGTCATTGGCCACGGCAAGAAGACCCAGGAAGTCGGCGGCAACCAGTTCGCCGCCAAGGACAAATCCGGGAAGCTCTACATCCAGGAGCGGATCGGCCTCGCCCGCAAGAAGGGCGGTGGCTGGGTCGAGGAGACGAAGATCAATCCCGCCAACATGCAGACCCAGGTGAAGCGGACCTTGGTCGCTTTCCAGAGCGGTATGGTCATCTGCTGCGGCATGTACGAAGGTTAG
- a CDS encoding phosphoglycerate mutase family protein, giving the protein MLRSLLLTLTLCLTLGAQDTVVVFLRHAEKAHRGDTAVLSAQGRRRAEALPGDLAAYHPTALFASNLIRTQQTLAPLSKRLGLPIRVYTRGSEGALGRHLLIQHPGQVIVVCGHSDTLTDLVSALGYPDTFPEVAGFDRFWVLRVKPGDGTPSLEECRQRPLPPDPAPAQEAKP; this is encoded by the coding sequence GTGCTCCGTTCCCTGCTGCTCACCTTGACCCTCTGCCTCACCCTCGGCGCCCAGGACACCGTGGTCGTATTCCTCCGGCACGCGGAGAAGGCCCACCGGGGCGACACCGCCGTGCTATCGGCCCAGGGCCGCCGCCGCGCTGAAGCGCTTCCCGGCGACCTGGCTGCCTATCATCCGACGGCCCTGTTCGCCTCGAACCTGATCCGCACCCAGCAGACCTTGGCACCCCTCTCGAAGCGGCTCGGCCTTCCGATCCGGGTCTACACGCGGGGAAGCGAGGGCGCGCTCGGCCGGCACCTCCTCATCCAGCATCCGGGCCAGGTCATAGTGGTCTGCGGCCATTCGGACACCCTGACGGATCTGGTGAGCGCCCTGGGGTACCCGGACACCTTTCCGGAGGTCGCGGGATTTGACCGCTTCTGGGTGCTCCGGGTCAAACCCGGCGACGGAACGCCAAGCCTGGAGGAATGTCGACAGCGGCCCCTGCCCCCGGACCCAGCGCCCGCCCAGGAGGCCAAGCCGTGA
- a CDS encoding zinc dependent phospholipase C family protein, with product MRPAVAVLLLATGLPLLPWGPEGHRLAAAASLSSLPPGLRSWYTGREPEFLLAALEPDLWKDQDPAEVGRHRIYSETYGGATRVPLTIAEARTQVGAWAFEQSGQLPWVIAERYALLVKAFRSRRLEAVVTASGWLCHYVADAQVPLHTTRNRNGKLTGQKGVHRRWEIDLLRQGVENLPDPRLAVAPADLHRAVSSWVVESHALVQTLLAADSATPRHGLRGTASAEEGPWHEQKAVAERQLRRSGERTGDLLLAAWVEAGRPSPR from the coding sequence GTGAGGCCGGCGGTCGCAGTCCTTCTGCTGGCCACGGGCCTGCCTCTGCTGCCCTGGGGACCAGAAGGCCATCGATTGGCTGCGGCGGCCTCTCTCTCCAGCCTGCCGCCTGGCCTCCGGAGTTGGTACACCGGGAGGGAGCCAGAATTTCTCCTGGCGGCCTTGGAACCAGATCTCTGGAAAGACCAGGATCCCGCTGAAGTCGGCCGCCATCGGATCTACAGCGAAACCTACGGGGGCGCCACCCGGGTGCCGCTGACCATCGCGGAAGCCCGCACCCAGGTGGGTGCCTGGGCCTTCGAGCAGAGCGGTCAACTCCCATGGGTGATCGCCGAGCGGTACGCCCTCCTCGTAAAAGCCTTCCGGTCGAGGCGACTCGAAGCGGTGGTGACGGCCAGCGGCTGGCTTTGCCATTATGTCGCCGATGCCCAGGTGCCCCTCCACACCACCCGGAACCGGAACGGCAAGCTGACCGGGCAGAAGGGCGTGCACCGGCGCTGGGAGATCGATCTGTTGCGCCAGGGTGTCGAGAACCTCCCCGATCCCCGTCTGGCCGTGGCGCCAGCGGATCTTCACCGTGCCGTGTCCAGTTGGGTGGTCGAGAGCCACGCCCTCGTGCAGACCCTGCTGGCGGCGGACTCGGCGACCCCCCGGCACGGACTCCGAGGGACCGCGTCGGCCGAAGAAGGCCCATGGCACGAACAGAAGGCGGTGGCCGAGCGCCAGCTCCGGCGATCTGGCGAACGCACCGGCGACCTCTTACTGGCAGCCTGGGTGGAGGCTGGGCGCCCTTCGCCACGCTGA
- a CDS encoding porin has product MKALLSPLALALMAGPLFAQTSADTDQRLSDLEKKIEKLTKLETRKDDAKDSGFTVKFGGRFHLDSVFFNGNENRLANGTQLRRARISFKATFGKNWLGEGDYDFADSTASIKDMWIGYQGFKNTLIQVGQFKAPFGFDTLSSSNAIWFTERSYSDVWTPDRHVGVAYQTWGERWQTKLNFFGQAIDDTNNAGSLDANGSDQGWGYAGRFTFAPVLVSETKAVHLGVATTYRKPNADYSTTTLTPLASLQYVVDLSGRPEAGKISKAKFLNAKISNVDNWKQYGAELAGVWGPFSWQGEYQQTKVYRRAAVGTGAAALASVVDHSFATYYGQVSWVFGGQRTYEVSDGLFGKVVPSKNGAWEVVARYSKMDQDDLTALDAVKGGVAKNMSLGLTYYMNKNIRWMMDYTKVDNNENAKPKGVYGGIVNDDFAFTSLRLQVNF; this is encoded by the coding sequence ATGAAAGCTCTCCTCTCCCCCCTGGCCCTGGCCCTGATGGCCGGCCCGCTCTTCGCCCAGACATCGGCGGATACGGACCAGCGCCTGTCCGATCTTGAGAAGAAGATCGAAAAGCTGACGAAGCTCGAGACCAGGAAGGACGACGCCAAGGACAGCGGATTCACCGTGAAGTTCGGTGGCCGCTTCCACCTCGATTCCGTCTTCTTCAATGGCAACGAAAACCGTCTGGCGAACGGCACCCAGCTGCGCCGCGCCCGCATCAGCTTCAAGGCCACCTTCGGGAAGAACTGGCTGGGCGAAGGCGACTACGACTTCGCCGACAGCACCGCGTCCATCAAGGACATGTGGATTGGCTACCAGGGCTTCAAGAACACGCTGATCCAGGTGGGCCAGTTCAAGGCCCCCTTCGGTTTCGACACCCTCAGTTCCTCGAACGCGATCTGGTTCACGGAGCGCTCGTACAGCGATGTCTGGACACCGGACCGGCATGTGGGCGTCGCCTACCAGACCTGGGGCGAGCGCTGGCAGACCAAGCTGAACTTCTTCGGCCAGGCCATTGACGACACGAACAACGCGGGTTCCCTCGACGCCAACGGCTCGGATCAGGGCTGGGGCTACGCCGGCCGGTTCACCTTCGCGCCCGTGCTGGTCTCGGAAACCAAGGCCGTGCACCTGGGCGTGGCCACCACCTACCGCAAGCCCAACGCCGACTACAGCACCACCACGCTCACCCCCCTGGCGAGCCTGCAGTATGTGGTGGATCTCTCCGGCCGGCCCGAGGCGGGGAAGATCAGCAAAGCGAAGTTCCTGAACGCGAAGATCTCGAATGTGGACAACTGGAAGCAGTACGGCGCTGAGCTGGCGGGCGTCTGGGGCCCGTTCTCCTGGCAGGGTGAGTATCAGCAGACCAAGGTCTACCGCCGCGCCGCGGTCGGTACTGGCGCCGCGGCCCTGGCCAGCGTGGTGGATCACAGCTTCGCCACCTACTACGGCCAGGTGTCGTGGGTCTTCGGCGGGCAGCGCACTTATGAGGTCAGCGATGGCCTCTTCGGCAAAGTGGTGCCTTCCAAGAACGGCGCCTGGGAAGTGGTGGCCCGCTACAGCAAGATGGACCAGGACGACCTGACGGCCCTGGATGCGGTGAAGGGCGGCGTGGCGAAGAACATGAGCCTCGGCCTGACCTACTACATGAACAAGAACATCCGCTGGATGATGGACTACACGAAGGTGGACAACAACGAGAACGCCAAGCCCAAGGGCGTCTACGGCGGCATCGTGAACGACGACTTCGCCTTCACCAGCCTCCGCCTGCAGGTGAACTTCTAA
- a CDS encoding CYTH domain-containing protein: MAKEIERKYLVNLAAWKPQGEGTHFKQGYLNSQKERVVRVRIEGTKAKLTIKGITTGVTRAEFEYLIPGEDAAILLDNLCEQPLIDKHRHKEVHGGKTWEIDVFHGENEGLVVAEVELASEGEKIMLPDWVGQEVSSDPRYFNSNLLKHPFKNWTKA, encoded by the coding sequence ATGGCCAAGGAAATCGAACGGAAGTACCTCGTCAACCTCGCCGCCTGGAAACCCCAGGGCGAAGGCACGCATTTCAAGCAGGGCTACCTGAACTCGCAGAAGGAGCGGGTTGTGCGCGTGCGCATCGAGGGGACGAAGGCCAAACTCACCATCAAGGGCATCACCACGGGCGTCACCCGCGCCGAGTTCGAGTACCTGATCCCCGGGGAGGATGCCGCGATCCTCCTGGACAACCTCTGCGAGCAGCCGCTCATCGACAAGCACCGCCACAAGGAAGTACACGGGGGAAAGACCTGGGAGATTGATGTCTTCCATGGCGAAAACGAAGGCCTGGTGGTGGCCGAGGTGGAGCTGGCCTCCGAAGGCGAGAAGATCATGCTGCCGGACTGGGTCGGCCAGGAGGTATCCAGTGATCCGCGCTACTTCAACTCCAACCTCCTGAAGCACCCCTTCAAGAACTGGACCAAGGCCTAA
- a CDS encoding DASS family sodium-coupled anion symporter, whose translation MNSEARPANASPTLQELLDMEKMTLSSKVREAQSPTEQWMRYLGFPGGILLFLLIYYLPAGAGLSASAQSGAACFMLALVWWVTEPFPTYVTSLVLMFLLLVTRTSNAKAIMDVLGMEVIWLNLLAFILSSMLVKTRLAKRMALWLVLRFGHKASWALLAFVVLQLALAPLIPATAARCVMTLPLMIVVATIYGSTEATPNAFGKNIMLLNLACISVLSSITMTGSSANLIAVGLIQNMGGHRVYYMDWMRLGAPVAIVTMLLMWILGQKLLFRIRPEDQVPQVEGGLDLVREQYRAMGPLSFQEKKAIAIFSMVLFLWMTDIFHMRWFGVEISAPFAALLGAVIVLFPRWGILSWAEADIPWHLLIFSAGAYAGGLALDDTGAAEWGVRMLFGGMNLQGVPFGITYTVVISVMMYSHLLTTSKTVRTLIMIPIIITLAKALGWNPLSLALPAALCIDWVVGLPISGKPNVILFSTNQFTVSDNFKYGMLTCTLGVLILVISGATWFHWLGITPAFWAVAP comes from the coding sequence ATGAATTCCGAAGCACGACCCGCCAACGCCTCGCCCACCCTCCAGGAGCTCCTGGACATGGAGAAGATGACACTCTCCTCGAAGGTGAGGGAGGCGCAGAGCCCCACCGAACAGTGGATGCGCTACCTGGGATTCCCGGGCGGCATCCTGCTGTTCCTCCTCATCTACTACCTGCCCGCCGGCGCCGGCCTGAGCGCGTCGGCCCAATCCGGCGCGGCCTGCTTCATGCTCGCCCTGGTCTGGTGGGTGACTGAACCCTTCCCGACCTATGTCACCTCTCTCGTCCTGATGTTCCTGCTGCTGGTGACGCGCACCTCGAACGCCAAAGCCATCATGGATGTCCTGGGGATGGAGGTGATTTGGCTGAACCTGCTGGCTTTCATCCTGAGTTCCATGCTGGTGAAGACCCGCCTGGCCAAGCGCATGGCCCTGTGGCTGGTGCTGCGCTTCGGCCACAAGGCCAGCTGGGCCCTGCTGGCCTTCGTCGTCCTGCAGCTGGCCCTCGCGCCGCTCATCCCCGCCACGGCCGCCCGGTGCGTGATGACCCTGCCCCTCATGATCGTGGTCGCCACCATCTATGGCTCCACGGAAGCCACGCCGAACGCCTTTGGCAAGAACATCATGCTGCTCAACCTGGCCTGCATTTCGGTGCTCTCGTCCATCACCATGACCGGCAGCTCGGCCAACCTCATCGCAGTGGGTCTCATCCAGAACATGGGCGGGCACCGGGTCTACTACATGGACTGGATGCGTCTGGGCGCGCCGGTGGCCATCGTCACCATGCTGCTCATGTGGATCCTCGGGCAGAAGCTCCTCTTCCGCATCCGGCCCGAAGACCAGGTTCCCCAGGTGGAGGGCGGGCTTGATCTGGTCCGGGAGCAGTACCGGGCCATGGGCCCCCTGAGCTTCCAGGAGAAGAAGGCCATCGCCATCTTCAGCATGGTGTTGTTCCTATGGATGACCGACATCTTCCACATGCGATGGTTTGGCGTGGAGATCAGCGCGCCCTTCGCCGCACTGCTGGGGGCGGTGATCGTGCTCTTCCCCCGTTGGGGCATCCTGTCCTGGGCCGAGGCGGACATTCCGTGGCACCTGTTGATCTTCAGCGCGGGCGCCTACGCGGGCGGCCTGGCCCTGGATGACACGGGGGCAGCCGAGTGGGGCGTCCGGATGCTCTTCGGGGGGATGAACCTCCAGGGGGTGCCCTTCGGGATCACCTACACCGTGGTGATCTCCGTGATGATGTACAGCCACCTGCTCACCACCTCGAAGACCGTCCGTACCCTCATCATGATTCCGATCATCATCACCCTGGCCAAGGCCCTGGGCTGGAATCCGCTGTCGCTGGCCCTTCCTGCCGCCCTCTGCATCGACTGGGTGGTGGGCCTGCCCATCAGCGGCAAGCCGAATGTGATCCTCTTCTCCACCAACCAGTTCACGGTTTCGGACAATTTCAAGTACGGCATGCTCACCTGCACCCTAGGAGTGCTGATCCTGGTGATCTCCGGGGCCACCTGGTTCCACTGGCTGGGCATCACGCCCGCGTTCTGGGCGGTGGCACCATGA
- a CDS encoding DUF4010 domain-containing protein: MFPPQFTPFLLTVAISSLIGIGLREYYEQEGKRDTFGTVRTFIFLGLLGHMLYRIPVIGPYAFLVGMVVVGPFLLIYYNHKVSQQKSPGLIGVLIALLTYSVGPVVIHEPHWYLVAFAVTILFVLHSKGRIRQFTDRLETGEVVTACKFLAIAGVILPLIPAVPPTDGLGGKIFAVLPVGPHQIWMAVVVTTAISYFGYVLQTYLYPKKGLLLTGLIGGLYSSTMTVLVISKKTRAHGHQAREAAAAIMLSTPTMYLRILFLVAAFMPLGAIQLVPPFLIFSLMAGAYAWWLRRGGAPATDPTEGDEVVEVKERNPLELNAALLFALMFVTVSLVTKFVLLRFQELGLRMLSFLVGASDIVPFIVSVLQGNLGIGTHQILQAIVIATASNNVMKTAYTFAFGHRQTARLTALGMAGIVGLSFLYAAVAF; this comes from the coding sequence TTGTTCCCACCCCAGTTCACCCCTTTCCTCCTCACCGTCGCCATCAGTTCGCTGATCGGCATCGGCCTGCGCGAATACTACGAGCAGGAAGGAAAGCGGGACACCTTCGGGACGGTCAGGACCTTCATCTTCCTCGGGCTGCTGGGTCACATGCTCTACCGGATCCCGGTCATCGGCCCCTACGCCTTCCTGGTGGGCATGGTGGTGGTGGGCCCCTTCCTCCTGATCTACTACAACCACAAGGTCAGCCAGCAGAAAAGTCCTGGTCTCATCGGCGTGCTCATCGCCCTCCTCACCTACAGCGTGGGCCCGGTGGTGATCCACGAGCCGCACTGGTACCTCGTCGCCTTCGCTGTCACCATTCTCTTCGTGCTGCATTCCAAGGGCCGCATCCGGCAGTTCACGGACCGGCTGGAAACTGGCGAAGTCGTGACCGCCTGCAAATTCCTGGCGATCGCCGGCGTCATCCTGCCCCTGATCCCGGCGGTACCGCCCACGGATGGCCTGGGCGGAAAGATCTTTGCCGTGCTTCCCGTCGGACCGCATCAGATCTGGATGGCCGTGGTGGTGACCACCGCCATCTCCTACTTCGGCTATGTGTTGCAGACCTACCTCTACCCCAAGAAGGGCCTGCTGCTGACGGGCCTGATCGGGGGGCTCTATTCCAGCACCATGACGGTCCTGGTGATCTCCAAGAAGACCCGTGCCCACGGCCACCAGGCCCGGGAGGCCGCCGCGGCCATCATGCTGTCCACCCCCACGATGTACCTCCGCATCCTCTTCCTGGTTGCAGCCTTCATGCCCCTGGGTGCCATCCAGCTCGTGCCGCCCTTCCTGATCTTCTCCCTCATGGCCGGTGCCTATGCCTGGTGGCTGCGCCGTGGCGGAGCCCCCGCCACCGATCCAACTGAGGGTGACGAGGTCGTGGAAGTCAAGGAGCGCAACCCGCTTGAGCTGAACGCCGCACTGCTGTTCGCCCTCATGTTCGTCACCGTGTCCCTGGTCACCAAGTTCGTTCTGCTGCGCTTCCAGGAGCTGGGGCTCCGGATGCTCTCCTTCCTCGTGGGCGCTTCCGACATCGTCCCCTTCATCGTGTCAGTCCTGCAGGGGAACCTCGGCATCGGCACGCACCAGATCCTCCAGGCCATCGTCATCGCCACCGCCTCGAACAATGTGATGAAGACCGCCTACACCTTCGCCTTCGGTCACCGCCAGACCGCCCGCCTCACGGCGCTCGGCATGGCGGGGATCGTCGGCCTCTCCTTCCTCTACGCCGCCGTTGCCTTCTAG
- a CDS encoding DUF4010 domain-containing protein, with protein sequence MLPPQVAPFLLTLAISTLIGIGLRDYYESEKKFDTFGTVRTFVFLGMLGFMLYQIPGVGQIAFLLGMAAVVPFLLVYYSNKVHQKKSPGLIGVLIALLTYTTGPVALHQPHWFLVLFGVSILFILHSKGRIRQFTDRLETGEVVTACKFLAIAGVVLPLIPSLPPTSGAMGQIFTVLPVTPRQIWMAVVITTTISYLGYVLQTYLVPRKGMLLTGLIGGVYSSTVAVLVLAKKSKRHPGHDQEAAAAILLAVCMMYLRLLVLVSIFRISSALQVGPALLVLAGLAAGYAFWIRRDQSAAAVTPIPEAMPVEAPGEGPTPAEGEEPALHKNPLEINSALFFAVMFVAVSLATKYTLLYYKGMGLRMLSFLVGCSDITPFVVSVLQGNLGIGTSQILQAIIIASASNNLLKVAYTYMFGTRHTANLAAMGMIPLAVLSILYSVFFL encoded by the coding sequence ATGCTTCCACCCCAGGTGGCGCCCTTCCTGCTGACCCTCGCCATCAGCACCCTGATCGGCATCGGTCTGCGGGACTACTACGAGAGCGAAAAGAAGTTCGACACCTTCGGCACAGTTCGGACCTTCGTCTTCCTCGGCATGCTGGGCTTCATGCTCTACCAGATCCCCGGGGTCGGCCAGATCGCGTTCCTGCTGGGCATGGCCGCGGTGGTCCCCTTCCTGCTGGTCTACTACAGCAACAAGGTGCACCAGAAAAAGAGCCCCGGGCTCATCGGTGTGCTCATCGCCCTGCTCACCTACACCACAGGGCCCGTGGCACTCCACCAGCCCCACTGGTTCCTGGTGCTCTTCGGCGTCTCGATCCTGTTCATCCTCCATTCGAAAGGGCGGATCCGCCAATTCACCGACCGGCTGGAGACGGGCGAGGTGGTCACCGCCTGCAAGTTCCTCGCAATCGCCGGAGTGGTGCTGCCGCTGATCCCGAGCCTGCCGCCGACTTCCGGGGCCATGGGCCAGATCTTCACAGTGCTGCCCGTGACCCCCCGGCAGATCTGGATGGCCGTGGTGATCACCACGACCATCTCCTACCTGGGCTATGTGCTCCAGACCTACCTCGTCCCCCGCAAGGGCATGCTGCTGACGGGCCTGATCGGCGGGGTCTACTCCAGCACGGTGGCCGTGCTGGTGCTGGCCAAGAAATCCAAGCGCCACCCCGGGCACGACCAGGAGGCCGCCGCAGCGATCCTGCTGGCGGTCTGCATGATGTACCTGCGCCTCCTGGTGCTGGTCTCCATCTTCCGCATCAGCTCAGCCCTCCAGGTGGGACCGGCGCTGCTGGTGCTTGCGGGCCTGGCCGCCGGGTACGCCTTCTGGATCCGCCGAGACCAGTCAGCGGCAGCGGTCACCCCCATTCCCGAGGCGATGCCCGTGGAAGCTCCTGGCGAAGGCCCCACACCCGCCGAGGGTGAGGAGCCGGCCCTGCACAAGAACCCCCTGGAGATCAATTCGGCCCTCTTCTTCGCCGTCATGTTCGTGGCGGTCTCGCTGGCCACGAAGTACACCCTGCTCTACTACAAGGGCATGGGCCTGCGCATGCTGTCCTTCCTGGTGGGCTGTTCCGACATCACGCCTTTCGTGGTCTCGGTCCTGCAGGGCAACCTGGGCATCGGCACTTCTCAGATCCTGCAGGCCATCATCATCGCCAGCGCCAGCAACAACCTGCTGAAGGTGGCCTATACCTACATGTTCGGAACACGGCACACCGCCAACCTGGCGGCCATGGGGATGATCCCCCTGGCGGTACTCTCGATCCTGTATTCCGTCTTCTTCCTGTGA